A single genomic interval of Bradyrhizobium japonicum USDA 6 harbors:
- the ligD gene encoding non-homologous end-joining DNA ligase, with the protein MAFQRKKPEALGVKAPFPGFIEPALASSIDRVPSGERWIHEIKFDGYRVQVHLANEAVTVFTRRGHDWTKRFKKVADDAWHIKASSAIIDGEAVVPAAGGSTDFSVLQNELKGTSTKIVLVAFDLLYLNGRDLRKVPLLQRKAALKKIIAGSDVQFSESFEIDGREMFMHACKVGLEGVVSKVRDSIYASGRGNNWVKKTCAQRETLTIAGFALDDGKWDGIYLARRRGDDLIYAGKVDHGFDKVSAAALQKRLKPLIRPTQPYAKRIAHRGIWVEPKLLAEIEYRAKSAEGKVRHPFFKGLREDL; encoded by the coding sequence GTGGCCTTCCAGCGAAAAAAGCCAGAAGCGCTAGGCGTCAAGGCACCCTTCCCCGGCTTCATCGAGCCGGCCCTGGCATCCTCGATCGACCGCGTGCCATCCGGCGAGCGCTGGATTCATGAGATCAAGTTCGACGGATATCGCGTCCAAGTGCATCTCGCCAACGAAGCTGTCACCGTTTTCACCCGCCGCGGGCACGACTGGACCAAACGCTTTAAGAAGGTCGCCGACGACGCATGGCACATTAAGGCGAGCTCGGCGATCATCGACGGCGAGGCCGTGGTGCCGGCCGCCGGCGGCAGCACCGATTTCTCCGTCTTGCAGAACGAGCTAAAGGGCACCTCGACTAAGATCGTGCTCGTCGCCTTCGACCTGCTGTATCTCAACGGCCGGGATCTACGGAAAGTCCCCCTGCTCCAGCGCAAGGCCGCGCTGAAGAAGATCATAGCCGGCAGCGACGTCCAATTTAGCGAAAGCTTCGAGATCGACGGCCGCGAGATGTTCATGCACGCCTGCAAGGTCGGGCTCGAAGGCGTGGTCTCGAAGGTGCGTGACAGCATCTACGCGAGCGGCCGGGGCAACAACTGGGTCAAGAAGACCTGCGCCCAACGCGAGACGCTGACGATTGCCGGCTTCGCGCTCGATGATGGCAAATGGGACGGCATTTATCTCGCGCGGCGCAGGGGCGACGACCTGATCTATGCCGGCAAGGTCGACCACGGCTTCGACAAGGTCTCGGCCGCTGCACTCCAAAAGCGCCTGAAGCCGTTGATCCGACCGACGCAGCCCTACGCCAAGCGCATCGCGCACAGGGGCATCTGGGTCGAACCGAAGCTGCTCGCCGAGATCGAGTACCGGGCCAAGTCGGCCGAAGGAAAAGTGCGACATCCGTTCTTTAAGGGGTTGCGTGAGGACCTATAA
- the hspD gene encoding small heat shock protein HspD — protein sequence MRTYDFAPLWRSTIGFDRLFDLAEMAQRASEDNYPPYNIERLADDRYQISLAVAGFSPEDIGITAEQNVVTVEGSKSDKTERDFLYRGISTRGFKRQFNLAEYVQVKSAAFDNGLLTIELVREIPEAMKPRRIAIGDASASNMRKLEAKAAA from the coding sequence ATGCGCACCTACGATTTTGCACCCCTCTGGCGCTCGACCATTGGCTTCGACCGCCTTTTCGACCTCGCAGAAATGGCTCAGCGGGCCAGCGAGGACAATTATCCACCCTACAACATCGAACGGCTGGCGGACGATCGCTATCAAATCTCGCTCGCGGTCGCCGGGTTTTCGCCCGAGGACATTGGCATCACCGCCGAACAGAATGTGGTGACGGTCGAAGGCAGCAAATCCGACAAGACCGAGCGCGATTTTCTCTATCGCGGCATCTCGACCCGCGGTTTCAAGCGGCAGTTCAACCTGGCCGAATATGTCCAGGTAAAAAGCGCCGCGTTCGACAACGGCTTGCTGACCATCGAGCTTGTTCGCGAGATCCCGGAAGCCATGAAGCCGCGCCGAATTGCCATCGGTGATGCCTCGGCCAGCAACATGCGAAAGCTGGAAGCTAAGGCCGCCGCCTAG
- a CDS encoding GlsB/YeaQ/YmgE family stress response membrane protein: METGQVICSMVHCFGANEPAGFILTTILGIVGAFVATYLGQAPGWYRPGEGTGLIGAVVDAVIVLLVYGFVVGRQRRTI; this comes from the coding sequence ATGGAAACGGGTCAGGTGATCTGCTCCATGGTGCACTGTTTCGGTGCCAACGAACCAGCCGGGTTCATCCTAACGACCATCCTCGGGATCGTTGGTGCCTTCGTTGCGACTTACCTTGGGCAAGCCCCTGGCTGGTATCGTCCTGGCGAAGGCACAGGATTGATCGGCGCCGTGGTCGACGCGGTCATCGTGCTGCTTGTCTATGGCTTTGTGGTCGGCAGACAACGGCGCACAATCTGA
- a CDS encoding phage holin family protein, producing the protein MSIEHDIKTSRGEFRAVSTLLGDTMSQFAKLFQNEIDLAKAEVVDKLQKLGGALGLIAGGAVLVIPAIVMALFALSAALVSAGWSQPVSYLASAFIAAVISAVLFAVGVKRLDMRNLAPKETIGQLEKDKDTMKGMVR; encoded by the coding sequence ATGAGTATCGAGCACGATATCAAAACTAGCCGGGGCGAGTTTCGGGCCGTCTCGACGCTGTTGGGCGATACCATGTCGCAGTTTGCCAAGCTCTTCCAGAACGAAATAGACTTGGCCAAGGCGGAGGTTGTCGACAAGCTTCAGAAACTCGGTGGCGCGCTGGGTTTGATTGCAGGCGGTGCCGTTCTGGTGATTCCGGCGATCGTCATGGCACTGTTTGCCCTGTCCGCGGCGTTGGTCTCCGCAGGATGGTCACAACCGGTATCGTATCTGGCATCGGCGTTCATAGCGGCGGTAATCTCTGCCGTGCTCTTTGCAGTCGGCGTCAAACGACTTGATATGCGCAATCTGGCACCTAAAGAAACGATCGGCCAGCTTGAAAAGGATAAGGACACCATGAAAGGAATGGTGCGATGA